In the genome of Dermacentor variabilis isolate Ectoservices chromosome 5, ASM5094787v1, whole genome shotgun sequence, one region contains:
- the LOC142583587 gene encoding acetylcholinesterase-like — protein sequence MAIYTNILFTALVLSSSYATSSVVVSTADGLLRGLSQTILGKDIQVFLGIPYAKPPVEELRFQKPQPLSPRDGVYDATGAKNSCMQPPYPKMFDIPTKLSEDCLYLNVWTPLASERLKLPVLMWFLGGMFTAGSAYESRYNGSALAALNDVVVVSCNFRLSVFGFLDANHTEAPGNLGLWDQLFVLQWVRRNIRAFGGDPHAVTLFGESSGAKMTHAHVLSPHSRSLFHRVFLMSTAISHDSCVDTVAQSIAKGNVLSKAVGCGSFELATNTIQALECLRRREAEEICTATQLIFTPTLETEFLPFLPSVAIENEYFSTVDAMVSVTANEGPFVFLVLRDDEVVKDDLSTVGGDLLEASVDSLMRTFSKDSFRAVATDYMKAIPADNKTALRQMVAGLMGDCFFSCPTRLFAEKYSAKGRKVYAAVFAHRSRKSQLPEWFGATHLQEVQFVFGIPFLDPANYTDEDREYSLYVMKSLASFARTGVPVLPDGTEWPEFSLQHGDFIWLQPGNYTMAKNFVATSCDLWRTLL from the exons ATGGCCATCTACACGAACATACTCTTCACGGCGCTCGTTCTGTCATCATCCTACGCCACTAGTAGTGTAGTCGTCTCGACAGCAGATGGTTTGCTTCGTGGCCTGTCCCAAACGATACTCGGAAAAGACATTCAAGTGTTCTTGGGAATTCCATACGCTAAACCACCCGTCGAAGAACTGCGGTTCCAGAAACCACAACCCCTTTCACCGCGGGACGGAGTCTACGATGCAACAGGCGCTAAGAACTCCTGCATGCAGCCTCCGTATCCGAAAATGTTTGACATTCCAACGAAGCTCTCCGAAGACTGTCTCTATCTGAACGTCTGGACACCGCTGGCTTCGGAAAGGTTGAAACTGCCCGTTCTGATGTGGTTTCTTGGAGGGATGTTTACAGCAGGCTCGGCATACGAAAGTAGGTATAACGGCTCTGCCTTGGCAGCCCTAAATGACGTTGTCGTAGTTTCTTGCAACTTTCGCCTGTCAGTGTTCGGTTTCTTGGACGCAAATCATACTGAAGCACCTGGTAACTTGGGTCTGTGGGACCAGCTGTTTGTCTTGCAATGGGTCCGCCGAAACATACGTGCATTCGGTGGAGATCCGCATGCGGTGACTTTGTTTGGTGAAAGCTCCGGCGCCAAAATGACTCATGCTCACGTTCTGTCGCCTCACAGTCGCAGTCTCTTTCATCGAGTTTTCCTGATGAGCACCGCCATTAGCCACGACAGTTGCGTCGACACTGTGGCCCAGAGCATCGCTAAAGGTAACGTTCTCTCTAAAGCCGTAGGCTGTGGCTCCTTCGAGCTGGCGACTAATACCATCCAAGCACTCGAGTGTCTTAGGCGCAGAGAAGCGGAAGAAATTTGTACGGCCACGCAATTAATATTTACGCCAACGCTGGAGACTGAGTTCCTCCCGTTCCTTCCATCAGTCGCCATCGAGAACGAATATTTTAGCACTGTCGACGCAATGGTAAGCGTTACGGCCAACGAGGGaccttttgtatttcttgttctGCGAGATGACGAAGTCGTTAAGGACGACTTGAGTACTGTCGGTGGGGATTTGCTGGAAGCGTCTGTCGACAGCCTTATGCGAACTTTTTCCAAAGACAGCTTCCGCGCCGTAGCCACGGACTATATGAAAGCTATTCCTGCTGATAACAAGACTGCACTGAGACAGATGGTGGCAGGGCTAATGGGTGACTGTTTTTTCAGCTGTCCAACAAGGCTCTTTGCCGAGAAATACTCCGCTAAAGGCAGGAAGGTGTACGCAGCGGTTTTTGCGCACCGGTCCAGAAAGTCACAGTTGCCAGAGTGGTTTGGCGCAACGCACCTGCAGGAAGTGCAGTTCGTATTCGGCATTCCTTTCCTGGATCCAGCAAACTACACGGACGAAGACCGAGAATATAGCCTATACGTAATGAAGAGTCTGGCGTCATTCGCACGAACTGG GGTACCTGTTTTGCCTGATGGAACGGAATGGCCGGAGTTCTCGCTGCAGCATGGAGACTTCATTTGGCTCCAACCTGGAAATTACACCATGGCAAAAAATTTTGTTGCAACTAGCTGCGATCTGTGGAGGACGCTTCTGTGA